One region of Fragaria vesca subsp. vesca linkage group LG4, FraVesHawaii_1.0, whole genome shotgun sequence genomic DNA includes:
- the LOC101307779 gene encoding fructan 6-exohydrolase-like, with protein MAVMIFSLRMIIFLISLLIFFAVIELEGSADACSSFLKFELPSTRQAREPYRTGYHFQPCKNWMNDPNGPMVYKNVYHHFYQYNPDGVAWSPNIVWAHSTSTDLVNWTPHDEALYPSEPFDINGCWSGSATILPGEKPAMFYTGINSQTEQVQNLAFPKNLSDPFLREWIKIPQNPLMMPTQANQIIVDSFRDPTTAWLGSDNRWRLVIGSRKNQTGLAILYTSEDFLNWTMASHPFHSAKENGMWECPDFFPVSKSTPIGLDTSTNGADVKHVLKISLFDIAKEYYTIGTYNLDKDVYIPDQGSVESDSGLRFDYGKFYASKSFFDSVKNRRILWGWSNESSSAEDDIKKGWSGLQTIPRTILLDKSGKQLVQWPIEELEKLRTEHVKLPSSLIKGGSLHEVLGVATTQADVEVTFEISNFEKAEVLDQSWTDPQILCSNKDASVDGSLGPFGLLVLASEGLQEYTAVFYRIYKSHNNKYVVLMCSDQSRSSLNENNDKTTYGAFVNVDPVHEKLSLRSLIDHSIVESFGGEGKVCITARVYPTLVVDGDTRLYAFNYGRESVEISGSAWSMETAMINRSREEEYDRTEESW; from the exons ATGGCCGTGATGATATTCTCTCTTCGGATGATCATCTTTCTTATTTCACTTTTGATTTTCTTTGCTGTTATTGAGCTTGAAGGTTCCGCCGATGCTTGCAGCAGCTTTCTGAAATTTGAACTACCTTCAACCCGCCAAGCTAGAGAGCCTTACAGAACTGGGTATCATTTCCAGCCTTGCAAGAATTGGATGAACG ATCCTAATG GGCCAATGGTTTACAAGAACGTATACCATCATTTTTATCAATATAATCCCGATGGTGTAGCATGGTCACCCAACATTGTTTGGGCACATTCAACATCAACTGATCTTGTCAATTGGACACCACATGATGAGGCCCTCTACCCATCAGAACCGTTTGATATCAATGGTTGTTGGTCAGGGTCTGCTACAATCCTCCCTGGGGAGAAGCCAGCCATGTTCTACACCGGAATCAACTCCCAAACTGAGCAAGTTCAAAACTTGGCATTCCCCAAAAACCTCTCAGACCCTTTTCTTAGAGAATGGATAAAAATCCCACAAAACCCACTAATGATGCCAACCCAAGCTAACCAAATAATCGTAGACTCATTTAGAGACCCAACTACTGCTTGGCTAGGATCAGATAATAGATGGAGATTAGTCATTGGAAGCAGGAAAAACCAAACTGGCCTCGCTATTCTGTATACGAGCGAAGATTTCCTAAACTGGACCATGGCAAGCCACCCCTTTCATTCAGCAAAAGAAAATGGAATGTGGGAGTGCCCAGATTTTTTCCCAGTTTCAAAGAGTACCCCAATTGGTCTTGACACATCAACAAATGGTGCAGACGTTAAACATGTGCTCAAGATTAGCTTGTTTGATATTGCCAAAGAGTACTACACAATTGGGACATATAACCTTGATAAGGATGTCTATATCCCCGATCAGGGATCAGTGGAAAGTGACTCGGGTTTGAGATTTGATTATGGCAAGTTTTATGCATCAAAATCCTTCTTTGACAGTGTTAAGAACCGAAGGATCTTATGGGGCTGGAGTAATGAATCCTCAAGTGCGGAGGATGACATCAAGAAGGGCTGGTCTGGACTCCAG ACGATTCCAAGGACCATTTTGCTAGATAAGTCTGGGAAACAATTGGTCCAATGGCCCATTGAAGAACTTGAAAAGCTGAGAACAGAACATGTCAAGTTACCAAGCTCTTTGATTAAGGGAGGATCACTACATGAAGTACTTGGAGTCGCAACAACACAA GCAGATGTTGAAGTTACATTTGAGATAAGTAATTTTGAGAAAGCAGAGGTGCTAGATCAAAGTTGGACGGATCCACAAATTCTATGTAGCAATAAGGATGCCTCAGTTGATGGGAGTCTAGGACCATTCGGGTTGCTGGTTTTGGCTTCAGAGGGTTTGCAAGAATACACAGCAGTCTTTTATAGAATATACAAATCTCACAACAACAAATATGTGGTGCTCATGTGCAGTGATCAAAGCAG GTCTTCCTTAAATGAAAATAATGATAAGACCACATACGGGGCTTTTGTAAATGTTGATCCTGTTCATGAGAAGCTATCACTCAGAAGCTTG ATTGATCATTCTATAGTGGAGAGCTTTGGTGGAGAAGGCAAAGTGTGCATAACAGCCCGAGTTTATCCCACATTGGTTGTAGATGGTGATACCCGCTTATATGCTTTCAATTACGGGAGAGAGAGTGTAGAAATCTCAGGAAGTGCGTGGAGTATGGAAACCGCAATGATTAACCGATCAAGAGAAGAAGAATATGATCGAACAGAAGAGAGTTGGTAA